The Paracoccus sp. MC1862 genome includes a window with the following:
- the tagH gene encoding type VI secretion system-associated FHA domain protein TagH — protein sequence MTLSLAVLSSPVPQPLATFRLESGRAVLGRGEDCDWRLEDPGMFVSRHHCVVEVTDRGCTVTDTSSGGLFLDEGPQPLGQGRSASLRDGMRLRMGDLILGVELGQFGQAPEAPRDSGVGRDPFFDPQEVPPPVSRPADLPPPFEHPIPVQNRTPEATLPGLDDPFTLDPLTTSREPPPEKAAKGGIEWDWGPPPVKSGSETTEPGDRVSPVTDLQDREPEAPTPASAAAAAAFLRGAGLDPNGTDVPDFEALGRRYRMMTEGLVALLRARSEEKAALRVAPTLIGAQQVNPLKFLALAEEQVAALVAPRGPGYLDPDAAIAEAFRDLADHRMRSWKAMQAALRRMIDRFSPEAIEAELADTGQLRALLAGGRPALLWKAYAARWAETARAAEDRFLGEVGPEFRDTYETPDRREP from the coding sequence ATGACCCTCAGTCTTGCCGTCCTCTCCAGCCCGGTTCCCCAGCCGCTCGCCACGTTCCGGCTCGAGTCCGGGCGGGCGGTGCTGGGGCGGGGCGAGGACTGCGACTGGCGGCTTGAGGATCCGGGGATGTTCGTCTCGCGCCATCATTGCGTGGTAGAGGTCACCGACCGCGGCTGCACCGTCACCGACACCAGTTCAGGCGGGCTTTTTCTTGACGAGGGGCCGCAGCCGCTGGGCCAGGGGCGCTCGGCCTCGCTTCGTGACGGGATGAGGCTGCGGATGGGGGACCTGATCCTCGGGGTCGAGCTTGGCCAGTTCGGTCAGGCACCTGAGGCGCCCCGGGATTCAGGCGTCGGCCGCGATCCGTTCTTCGATCCGCAGGAGGTGCCGCCACCCGTTTCCCGCCCCGCGGACTTGCCCCCCCCCTTCGAGCACCCGATCCCTGTGCAGAACCGGACTCCCGAGGCAACGCTGCCGGGCCTTGATGATCCCTTCACCCTGGACCCCCTTACCACCTCGCGGGAACCGCCGCCAGAGAAAGCGGCCAAGGGGGGCATCGAGTGGGACTGGGGGCCCCCGCCGGTCAAGTCGGGGTCCGAGACAACCGAGCCGGGGGACCGGGTCTCGCCAGTCACCGATCTGCAGGACCGGGAGCCCGAGGCGCCGACGCCTGCGTCGGCTGCGGCTGCGGCGGCTTTCCTGCGCGGTGCGGGCCTGGACCCGAACGGGACGGATGTGCCGGACTTTGAGGCACTCGGTCGCCGCTATCGCATGATGACCGAAGGACTGGTGGCTCTCCTGCGCGCGCGATCTGAGGAAAAGGCGGCGCTGCGCGTCGCGCCCACGCTGATCGGAGCGCAGCAGGTGAACCCGCTGAAGTTCCTTGCTCTGGCCGAGGAACAGGTGGCGGCCCTCGTCGCGCCGCGCGGCCCGGGCTATCTGGACCCGGACGCCGCCATCGCCGAGGCCTTCCGCGACCTGGCCGACCACCGGATGCGAAGCTGGAAGGCCATGCAGGCTGCCCTGCGGCGAATGATCGACCGCTTCTCGCCCGAGGCGATCGAGGCCGAACTGGCCGATACGGGGCAACTGCGCGCGCTGCTGGCGGGGGGACGCCCCGCCCTGCTGTGGAAAGCCTATGCCGCGCGCTGGGCCGAGACGGCCCGCGCCGCCGAGGATCGTTTCCTTGGCGAGGTCGGCCCCGAGTTCCGCGACACCTACGAAACACCAGACCGGAGGGAACCATGA
- the tssJ gene encoding type VI secretion system lipoprotein TssJ, with translation MPRLLSRRATLGGLSTLALTSACGGGPKPPGSVDLAISGQAGANPGPGGDDRPLTLQILQLRGTAAFDAANALSLQDPATALGAELVKVETVALAPGGTASKTLVLDPSTTAVGVVGGYRDPAGKTVRAKAAVSPTDKASFAVTVGPKGVMMAPA, from the coding sequence ATGCCCCGTCTTCTTTCGCGCCGCGCCACCTTGGGCGGGCTGTCCACCCTGGCGCTGACCTCGGCCTGCGGCGGCGGGCCGAAGCCCCCGGGCTCGGTCGATCTGGCCATATCGGGGCAGGCGGGGGCGAATCCCGGCCCCGGTGGCGACGACCGTCCGCTGACGCTGCAGATCCTGCAGCTGCGCGGCACCGCCGCCTTCGACGCGGCCAACGCGCTGTCGCTGCAGGATCCCGCCACGGCGCTTGGGGCCGAGTTGGTCAAGGTCGAAACCGTCGCGCTGGCGCCGGGCGGGACGGCTTCGAAGACCCTGGTCCTCGACCCCTCGACCACGGCTGTCGGCGTGGTGGGCGGCTATCGAGACCCGGCCGGGAAGACGGTACGGGCCAAGGCCGCCGTCTCGCCCACCGACAAGGCCAGCTTTGCCGTGACGGTCGGGCCAAAAGGCGTGATGATGGCTCCGGCCTGA
- the tssK gene encoding type VI secretion system baseplate subunit TssK gives MAEGSRVVWSEGLFLRPQHFQQQDRHIEGGLRMVLRAQPRQAWGFVTLRLDAAALDAGQVGLTEAEGILPDGTAFRIPADCPAPAPATVARATPAGAVLLGVAPRQPGVPAVDPAHAEAGGARWRGEWTTLPDEIRGGAEPAEVEIARLNMRLILPGEPTQGAITLPLAGIEGLAADGHVALSEGWLPPALTVSAAPWYAGLLKELVTGLDRIIEAQGAMVLGGAGRSVENLLILELANAARPRLQHLLAQDLAHPSDLFAELAGLAGQMATYGSSTRGLSPLPDYDHANPQPAFAALTDALRSLILSLRHVEPKSRALPVARHAQNVWKVRIDNPDMLRTCRIVLRVGSEMSDEGLMQLFTRQVTVGAADEFETLWTSRLPGIPLKPLHSQPREIPYDGDRLCLELDRKSEHWARLQTSPGFVLGVSGKLEREPEIDCYAISR, from the coding sequence ATGGCCGAAGGCAGTCGCGTCGTCTGGTCCGAGGGCCTGTTCCTGCGGCCGCAGCATTTCCAGCAGCAGGACCGACATATCGAGGGCGGTCTGCGGATGGTGCTGCGCGCGCAGCCACGGCAGGCTTGGGGCTTCGTCACGCTGCGGCTAGATGCGGCTGCGCTGGACGCGGGGCAGGTCGGCCTGACCGAGGCCGAGGGCATCCTGCCCGACGGCACGGCCTTCCGCATCCCCGCCGACTGCCCCGCGCCTGCGCCCGCGACGGTGGCGCGCGCAACGCCCGCGGGCGCGGTGCTGCTCGGGGTCGCGCCCCGGCAGCCGGGCGTCCCTGCGGTCGATCCTGCCCATGCCGAGGCGGGCGGGGCGCGCTGGCGCGGCGAATGGACGACCCTGCCCGACGAGATCCGCGGTGGAGCCGAGCCTGCCGAGGTCGAGATCGCCCGTCTGAACATGCGACTGATCCTGCCGGGCGAACCGACTCAAGGGGCGATAACCCTGCCACTGGCCGGGATCGAGGGACTGGCGGCCGATGGCCATGTCGCCCTGTCCGAGGGCTGGCTGCCGCCGGCGCTGACGGTGAGCGCTGCACCCTGGTATGCGGGGCTGCTGAAGGAATTGGTGACCGGGCTCGATCGCATCATCGAGGCGCAGGGGGCCATGGTGCTGGGCGGCGCCGGCCGCTCAGTCGAAAACCTGCTGATCCTTGAACTGGCCAATGCCGCGCGGCCACGGCTGCAGCACCTGCTGGCGCAAGATCTGGCGCATCCGTCCGACCTGTTCGCGGAACTCGCCGGACTTGCCGGACAGATGGCAACCTATGGGTCGTCCACGCGAGGGCTGTCGCCCCTGCCCGACTACGACCATGCCAATCCGCAGCCGGCCTTTGCGGCACTGACCGACGCGCTGCGCTCGCTGATCCTGTCGCTCCGCCACGTTGAGCCGAAGTCCCGCGCCCTGCCAGTCGCGCGCCACGCCCAGAACGTCTGGAAGGTCCGCATCGACAACCCCGACATGCTGCGGACCTGTCGGATCGTGCTGCGCGTGGGTTCCGAGATGTCGGACGAAGGACTGATGCAGTTGTTCACGCGGCAGGTCACCGTTGGCGCGGCGGATGAATTCGAGACGCTCTGGACCTCGCGCCTGCCCGGCATCCCGCTGAAGCCGCTGCATTCGCAGCCGCGCGAGATCCCTTACGACGGCGACCGGCTGTGCCTTGAACTGGATCGCAAGTCCGAGCACTGGGCGCGGCTGCAGACATCGCCCGGCTTCGTGCTGGGCGTTTCGGGCAAGCTGGAACGCGAGCCCGAGATCGACTGCTACGCGATCAGCAGATAG
- the icmH gene encoding type IVB secretion system protein IcmH/DotU → MGHQDDPFGLGDPGRTRIRPIGAGRPLAEAQPPIAAGWKATGSSWQAGSDAAPRARRGRAHPNPLVAAHATLLELAPELERANPPDRPEALRARLQAVLIEGREASVAAGMPLARADQGAWFVAALLDDLALNTPWGGQSGWPRQPLVTQMSGEVDAGTRFFDRLETLMRNPVAERDLLELAWLCLCLGFRGKYRVQGSAGEGALVALRSQIARLLRDPEREAAPLAPHGAGVEAPDVPRRFTIPLWTLWLTALALALAIHAGLSMRLSHQAQELFVQASALPPPDRAPIFRPLRRTDAEPLVLTGPVVDPLLPEFERAVPTALRSALQGRETPGLAVLVVQASDPELFRSAKAVINPTYQPLIDAIGRTIVANLHRIGGVAVSGHTDNVPVQRSNPFASNQGLSEARAENIAKALAAAGVPPELLSAAGRADAEPVADNTTPQGRARNRRIEIRIEKRQ, encoded by the coding sequence ATGGGCCATCAGGACGATCCCTTCGGCCTTGGCGACCCCGGACGCACCCGCATCCGCCCCATCGGCGCGGGCCGGCCACTTGCCGAGGCACAGCCTCCGATCGCCGCCGGATGGAAGGCGACCGGTTCCTCATGGCAGGCGGGCTCCGACGCCGCGCCGCGCGCGCGGCGCGGACGGGCCCATCCCAATCCGCTGGTCGCCGCGCATGCAACGCTCCTTGAACTCGCGCCCGAACTCGAGCGGGCCAATCCTCCTGACCGACCCGAGGCGCTGCGGGCGCGACTTCAGGCCGTGCTGATCGAGGGACGGGAGGCCTCGGTCGCGGCGGGGATGCCACTGGCCCGCGCCGATCAGGGCGCCTGGTTCGTCGCGGCGCTGCTGGATGATCTCGCGCTCAATACGCCTTGGGGAGGACAAAGCGGCTGGCCGCGCCAGCCGCTGGTCACGCAGATGAGCGGCGAGGTCGATGCCGGCACCCGCTTCTTCGACCGGCTGGAGACGTTGATGCGCAATCCGGTTGCCGAACGCGACCTGCTGGAACTTGCCTGGCTCTGCCTGTGCCTGGGCTTTCGCGGCAAGTATCGCGTCCAAGGCAGTGCGGGCGAAGGCGCGCTTGTGGCGTTGCGGAGCCAGATCGCCCGGCTTTTGCGCGACCCCGAGCGCGAGGCGGCGCCCCTTGCGCCTCACGGTGCAGGGGTAGAGGCGCCTGACGTGCCTCGGAGGTTCACGATACCGCTGTGGACATTGTGGCTGACGGCGCTGGCACTGGCGCTGGCCATCCATGCCGGCCTCTCCATGCGATTGTCGCATCAGGCGCAGGAACTGTTCGTGCAGGCTTCGGCCCTGCCGCCGCCCGATCGTGCCCCCATCTTCCGGCCGCTGCGCCGAACCGACGCCGAGCCCCTGGTCCTGACCGGCCCCGTTGTCGACCCCCTGCTGCCGGAGTTCGAACGCGCCGTGCCAACGGCGCTGCGCTCCGCCCTGCAGGGACGCGAGACACCGGGGCTTGCCGTGCTTGTCGTGCAGGCCAGCGATCCCGAACTGTTCCGTTCGGCCAAGGCGGTGATCAATCCCACCTACCAGCCGCTCATTGACGCGATCGGCCGGACCATCGTCGCCAATCTGCACCGGATCGGCGGAGTGGCGGTCAGCGGCCACACGGACAACGTGCCGGTGCAGCGCTCGAACCCCTTCGCCTCGAACCAGGGACTGTCCGAGGCCCGAGCCGAGAACATCGCCAAGGCCCTGGCGGCCGCCGGCGTTCCGCCCGAGCTGCTCAGCGCCGCCGGCCGCGCAGACGCCGAGCCGGTGGCCGACAACACCACCCCGCAGGGTCGCGCCCGCAACCGCCGGATCGAGATCCGGATCGAGAAGAGGCAGTGA
- the tssM gene encoding type VI secretion system membrane subunit TssM, whose amino-acid sequence MRVLKAMFRFLLSRGLWTFLGLALLAAGVWFYGPLVSIGGAVPLESAEVRAIVMGTILVLWLVILLIGQMRAARRNRMFVTELAPPAPASPTPDAAAEIGSKFQDILATLGRSRLGKRRFLREMPWYVIIGPPGTGKTTALRQSGLKFPIALDDDLKGVGGTRNCDWFFTEEAVLVDTAGRYTDQSSEPERDAAEWAGFLDLLKKHRGRRALNGVIVALSLDEILGPEDALRHHAREIRKRLTEIGERLQMQLPVYLMLTKADRLPGFEAFFGALNSRERAQVWGATLAVDQQPEPEAIVREFRSLGIVLEGRLDARLAEDADLPERAAIFRFPAEFERLEPRLRLLIDTTFGESRYEQAPWLRGFYLTSATQEGSPLDRMVAGIAAGFGLAPAPAIHRALGERRSFFLHDLLAGVIFGEAGLALFDPRAEERRTWIWRGSAAVAALLVLLAGLAFLVNFTRQSGAVADQASLFADLSGRLANAASRQAPTEPLDLPVALDAVTRIAAARAEVPGGPLALIGPSAMAEIARASDLAYERGLRNLLEPRMVAFLEATMWRQIRDPDFLLGATKAYQMLTGLGPYDRVWLADWWQQVLPGFAAEPLFPTEAARAHQLAALERLGTDETRIAADPELVEAALQTICTVPLSVRAYRSLRSEPEITGLPVWIPAEKAGPMATQVLTRLSGQTLRQGIPGVFTWQGFHAAVLPLLPVTAEAALHDREVFAGGCAESSDASAETLQADMMKLYQDDFISQWDSFLRDVRLAPIPDLATATASLKDLASPDSTLKRLLNAVVAETDLTRPPEEGSAPEIDPGVLKKMAGRLGLGKAAKIGTKVADVAGDRGGAAPPPPGAEIARHFAPLKAIVTEVDGKPPLITDAEAALGALSKELLSVQASPDPQAALLSRGGLPQLTGDLRNVAATLPDPVNAWLASIAGDTISVTREAIVAQLNARFRADVLPFCRMATAGRYPFDPGAIIDVTVSDFQQLFGPGGRFDSFTNDTLAPYVDTSVRPWRWRTDLGLNARTLAPFEQARTLRDALFPGGAGPVLAFTLEAKDLTPNAARVTLDVDGQSIVYFNNPTRPVPMTWPGKDGTNLISLSFTPLDGSGEALITETGAWAWLRLIRKAGLAPTAQPEVFGLRLAVGPYAASFELRAASVENPFDLGMFGAFRCPDTF is encoded by the coding sequence ATGCGTGTCCTGAAGGCCATGTTCCGCTTTTTGCTCTCACGCGGACTGTGGACCTTCCTGGGCCTTGCCCTGCTGGCGGCCGGGGTGTGGTTCTACGGGCCGCTGGTTTCGATCGGCGGTGCCGTTCCCCTGGAAAGCGCGGAAGTGCGCGCCATTGTCATGGGCACGATCCTTGTCCTGTGGCTGGTCATCCTGCTGATCGGGCAGATGCGCGCCGCACGGCGCAACCGGATGTTCGTCACCGAACTGGCCCCGCCCGCGCCCGCGTCCCCGACCCCCGATGCCGCGGCCGAGATCGGCAGCAAGTTCCAGGACATCCTGGCCACCCTGGGCCGTTCGCGCTTGGGCAAGCGACGCTTCCTGCGCGAGATGCCCTGGTATGTCATCATCGGCCCTCCCGGCACCGGCAAGACCACCGCGCTGCGCCAGTCCGGGCTGAAGTTTCCCATCGCCCTGGACGACGACCTGAAAGGCGTCGGGGGCACGCGCAACTGCGACTGGTTCTTCACGGAAGAGGCGGTGCTGGTCGATACTGCGGGCCGCTATACCGACCAGTCCAGCGAGCCCGAGCGCGACGCGGCGGAATGGGCGGGTTTTCTGGACCTGCTTAAGAAGCATCGCGGCCGGCGCGCGCTGAACGGGGTGATCGTGGCCTTGTCGCTGGACGAGATTCTGGGCCCCGAAGACGCTCTGCGCCATCATGCGCGCGAAATCCGCAAGCGCCTCACCGAAATTGGCGAACGGCTGCAGATGCAGCTTCCGGTCTACCTGATGCTGACCAAGGCCGACCGGTTGCCCGGCTTCGAGGCCTTCTTCGGCGCGCTGAACTCGCGCGAACGGGCGCAGGTCTGGGGCGCCACCCTGGCCGTGGACCAGCAGCCCGAACCCGAGGCGATCGTCCGCGAGTTCCGCAGCCTCGGAATCGTGCTCGAAGGCCGCCTGGATGCGCGGCTGGCCGAGGATGCCGACCTGCCCGAGCGCGCCGCGATCTTCCGCTTCCCGGCCGAGTTCGAACGCCTGGAGCCGCGCCTGCGGTTGCTGATCGACACCACCTTCGGGGAAAGCCGCTATGAGCAAGCGCCCTGGCTGCGCGGTTTCTATCTGACCTCGGCCACGCAGGAGGGATCGCCCCTTGACCGGATGGTGGCGGGAATTGCCGCAGGTTTCGGCCTGGCCCCGGCGCCGGCCATCCATCGTGCGCTGGGCGAGCGGCGGTCGTTCTTCCTGCACGATCTTCTGGCCGGTGTGATCTTCGGCGAGGCGGGGCTGGCGCTGTTCGATCCCCGGGCCGAAGAGCGCCGGACATGGATCTGGCGCGGCTCGGCGGCGGTGGCGGCGCTGCTGGTCCTGCTGGCGGGATTGGCCTTCCTGGTCAACTTCACCCGCCAATCCGGCGCGGTCGCCGACCAGGCAAGCCTATTCGCCGACCTGTCCGGACGGCTGGCCAACGCCGCCTCGCGCCAGGCTCCAACCGAGCCCCTCGACCTTCCCGTGGCGCTGGACGCGGTGACCCGGATCGCGGCCGCGCGGGCCGAGGTGCCGGGGGGACCCTTGGCGCTGATCGGCCCCTCGGCGATGGCCGAGATCGCGCGCGCGAGCGATCTTGCCTACGAGCGGGGTCTCCGGAACCTTCTCGAGCCGCGCATGGTCGCCTTTCTTGAAGCAACCATGTGGCGACAGATCCGCGATCCCGATTTCCTGCTGGGTGCGACGAAGGCCTATCAGATGCTGACCGGGCTGGGACCCTATGACAGGGTCTGGCTGGCAGACTGGTGGCAGCAGGTTCTGCCCGGGTTTGCCGCCGAGCCGCTGTTTCCGACCGAGGCCGCCCGCGCCCATCAACTGGCCGCGCTGGAGCGTCTGGGAACCGACGAGACGCGCATCGCGGCTGATCCCGAACTGGTCGAGGCCGCCCTGCAGACGATCTGCACCGTGCCGCTGTCGGTGCGCGCCTATCGCAGCCTGAGGTCCGAGCCCGAGATCACCGGCCTGCCCGTGTGGATTCCCGCAGAAAAAGCCGGTCCGATGGCGACGCAGGTCCTGACGCGGCTGTCCGGCCAGACCCTGCGGCAGGGCATTCCGGGGGTTTTTACCTGGCAGGGTTTCCATGCTGCGGTCCTGCCGCTGCTGCCGGTGACTGCAGAGGCGGCTCTGCACGACCGCGAGGTCTTTGCCGGGGGATGTGCGGAAAGCTCGGATGCCTCGGCCGAGACGCTGCAAGCGGACATGATGAAGCTTTACCAGGATGATTTCATCAGCCAGTGGGACAGCTTCCTGCGCGACGTGCGGCTGGCGCCGATCCCGGACCTGGCGACCGCGACCGCCAGTCTCAAGGATCTCGCCAGTCCCGACAGCACGCTGAAGAGGCTCTTGAACGCTGTGGTCGCCGAGACCGACCTGACCCGCCCGCCCGAGGAAGGCAGCGCCCCGGAGATCGATCCCGGCGTGCTGAAGAAGATGGCCGGCCGACTTGGCCTGGGCAAAGCCGCGAAGATCGGCACCAAGGTCGCAGACGTGGCCGGGGACCGGGGCGGGGCCGCCCCCCCGCCGCCCGGCGCCGAGATCGCCCGCCATTTCGCGCCGCTGAAGGCGATCGTGACCGAGGTGGACGGCAAGCCGCCCCTGATCACGGATGCGGAGGCCGCTCTGGGCGCCCTCTCCAAGGAACTGCTGAGCGTCCAGGCAAGCCCCGATCCGCAGGCGGCGTTGCTGTCGCGGGGCGGCCTGCCGCAACTGACCGGAGACCTGCGGAATGTCGCGGCCACCCTTCCCGACCCGGTGAACGCATGGCTTGCCTCGATTGCCGGCGATACGATCAGCGTCACGCGCGAGGCGATCGTCGCCCAGTTGAATGCACGCTTCCGGGCCGATGTGCTGCCCTTCTGCCGCATGGCGACGGCGGGGCGCTATCCCTTTGACCCCGGCGCCATCATCGACGTGACCGTAAGTGATTTCCAGCAGCTTTTCGGCCCCGGCGGCCGCTTCGATAGCTTCACCAACGACACGCTGGCCCCCTATGTGGACACAAGCGTGCGGCCTTGGCGCTGGCGGACCGATCTGGGCCTGAACGCCCGCACTCTGGCGCCCTTCGAACAGGCGCGCACGCTGCGGGACGCCCTGTTTCCCGGCGGCGCGGGTCCGGTCCTGGCCTTCACGCTGGAGGCCAAGGACCTGACCCCGAACGCCGCACGGGTCACGCTGGACGTGGACGGTCAAAGCATCGTCTACTTCAACAACCCCACTCGCCCCGTGCCGATGACCTGGCCCGGCAAGGACGGTACCAACCTGATCTCGCTGAGCTTCACTCCCTTGGACGGATCAGGCGAAGCGTTGATCACCGAAACCGGCGCCTGGGCCTGGTTGCGGCTGATCCGGAAGGCCGGGCTTGCGCCGACAGCGCAACCCGAAGTCTTCGGCCTGCGTCTTGCCGTAGGTCCTTATGCCGCAAGCTTCGAACTTCGGGCGGCTTCGGTCGAAAACCCGTTCGACCTCGGGATGTTCGGGGCTTTCCGATGCCCGGACACCTTCTGA
- the tagF gene encoding type VI secretion system-associated protein TagF, whose protein sequence is MPGHLLNTQAGFWGKLPVRGDFVGRGLPGGFRRRWDAWASAHLARRTDWPQGGLRLRIEGGKRAAAGLVLPSADRIGRPFPLALFLLADALPGVPALEPWCEAALAATAEAEPEALGRALERLPLPDGAPEDGPPLLLWRRGLAPVPADPWGPEQALAAVFSSD, encoded by the coding sequence ATGCCCGGACACCTTCTGAACACACAGGCAGGCTTCTGGGGCAAACTGCCGGTTCGCGGCGATTTCGTCGGCCGTGGCCTGCCCGGGGGTTTTCGACGCCGCTGGGACGCCTGGGCATCTGCCCATCTCGCCCGCCGTACCGACTGGCCGCAAGGCGGGCTGCGGCTGCGGATCGAGGGCGGGAAGCGCGCCGCGGCGGGGCTGGTCCTGCCCTCGGCGGACCGGATTGGGCGGCCGTTTCCCCTGGCCCTGTTCCTGCTGGCCGACGCCCTGCCCGGCGTGCCGGCGCTGGAGCCCTGGTGCGAGGCCGCGCTGGCCGCCACGGCGGAAGCGGAGCCCGAGGCGCTGGGCAGGGCCCTGGAGCGTCTGCCCTTGCCCGATGGCGCGCCTGAAGATGGTCCGCCGCTGCTGCTGTGGCGACGCGGCCTTGCTCCGGTTCCGGCCGACCCCTGGGGGCCAGAGCAGGCGCTGGCCGCAGTCTTCAGTTCAGATTGA
- a CDS encoding type VI secretion system Vgr family protein produces MSSAREITVAIPAISESFSFERMEGEEEVSTPFAFDLRISAKTLDLKAASVLGTRATITVAGPEDSEPRHFDGHVAEFGLAEIRDDFAFYRLLLRPALWFASLATDNRIFQNLSVPDIIEEVLRAYPDVVTEKRLDGSYAPRDYCVQFEESDLDFLQRLMEEEGIFYFFEHSENGHVAVLADANAAMKPAPGADEIAYEPDSPTAPREGDYLTGWVPRASVRIGAFAQTDYDFLKPSADLLIKASNPEGHVGDRREVYLYPGRHLDVGRGDRLAGIRLEEAQAGFERVRAEGTARPLGPGRRFTLAGFPREAENAAHLVLRASYRMWDEQVRAGQRARADDGDPLGYRVTLTCAPARILFRPERRTSRRPMRGPQTAVVVGPAGAEIHTDEHARVKVQFFWDRKGARDAHSSCFVRVSQSWAGSGWGFIQIPRIGQEVIVDFLDGDPDRPIITGRVYNAEQIPPYGLPGSATQSGWKSSSSPGGGGWNELRFEDKAGAEEVYFQAQKDHNELIKNDETRSIGHDWIEDVVNDATQSVGNDRRESVGNDKFTSVKANRTVSIGADDTETVGAHRSLDVGATETIHVAASSTESIDGTHTQTVGSTQTVTVMAARVDSVIASETRSVGAAQTNTIVGQRAVTVMAGQTHAITSDDGWTIGGNRTVGVTGNESVSITRNRGEKVGGDAALEITGKRATQVGGDEGHKVTGKMALDVGATLAIVAAESIAITCGSSAIVLKNDGTITIEGKDITVKGSGAINVQARGETTIKGSKINLN; encoded by the coding sequence ATGTCATCCGCCCGCGAGATCACCGTCGCCATTCCCGCCATCAGCGAGTCCTTCAGCTTTGAGCGCATGGAGGGCGAGGAGGAGGTCTCGACCCCCTTCGCCTTCGATCTGCGCATTTCGGCCAAGACGCTGGACCTGAAGGCCGCGAGCGTCCTGGGGACTCGGGCCACCATCACCGTGGCCGGGCCCGAAGACAGCGAGCCGCGGCATTTCGACGGCCATGTCGCCGAGTTCGGGCTGGCCGAGATCCGCGACGACTTCGCCTTCTACCGGCTGCTGCTGCGCCCGGCTCTGTGGTTCGCCAGCCTTGCGACCGACAACCGCATCTTCCAGAACCTGTCGGTCCCCGACATCATCGAGGAGGTGCTGCGCGCCTATCCCGATGTCGTCACGGAAAAGCGGCTGGATGGCAGCTATGCGCCGCGGGACTATTGCGTGCAATTCGAGGAGAGCGACCTCGACTTCCTCCAGCGGCTGATGGAGGAGGAGGGGATCTTTTATTTTTTCGAGCATTCCGAAAACGGCCATGTCGCCGTGCTGGCCGATGCCAATGCCGCGATGAAGCCTGCGCCAGGCGCCGACGAGATCGCTTATGAGCCCGACAGCCCGACCGCCCCGCGCGAGGGGGACTACCTGACCGGCTGGGTGCCCCGGGCCTCGGTGCGGATCGGTGCATTTGCGCAGACCGATTACGATTTCCTTAAGCCCTCGGCGGACCTCCTGATCAAGGCCAGCAACCCCGAGGGCCATGTCGGCGATCGACGCGAAGTTTATCTCTATCCCGGCCGCCATCTGGACGTCGGGCGCGGCGACCGGCTGGCCGGCATTCGGCTGGAGGAGGCGCAGGCCGGGTTCGAGCGGGTCCGGGCCGAGGGGACCGCGCGCCCCTTGGGCCCCGGGCGGCGCTTCACCCTCGCCGGTTTCCCGCGCGAGGCAGAGAACGCGGCCCATCTGGTGCTGCGGGCCAGCTATCGGATGTGGGACGAACAGGTGCGCGCCGGACAGCGCGCGCGTGCGGACGACGGCGACCCCCTTGGCTACCGCGTCACCCTGACATGTGCGCCCGCCCGCATCCTTTTTCGGCCCGAACGGCGCACGTCGCGGCGGCCCATGCGTGGGCCGCAGACCGCGGTGGTCGTCGGCCCTGCCGGGGCCGAGATCCATACGGACGAGCACGCCCGGGTGAAGGTGCAGTTCTTCTGGGACCGCAAGGGGGCCCGCGACGCCCATTCTAGCTGCTTCGTGCGCGTCAGCCAGAGCTGGGCCGGCTCGGGCTGGGGTTTCATCCAGATCCCCCGCATCGGGCAGGAGGTGATCGTCGATTTCCTCGACGGCGATCCCGACCGCCCTATCATCACCGGCCGCGTCTACAATGCCGAGCAGATCCCCCCCTATGGCCTGCCCGGCAGCGCCACGCAGTCGGGCTGGAAGTCGAGCAGCTCTCCGGGCGGAGGAGGCTGGAACGAGTTGCGCTTCGAGGACAAGGCGGGTGCCGAGGAGGTATATTTCCAGGCCCAGAAGGACCATAACGAACTGATCAAGAACGACGAGACCCGCAGCATCGGCCATGACTGGATCGAGGATGTCGTCAACGACGCCACGCAATCCGTCGGCAACGACCGGCGCGAAAGCGTGGGCAACGACAAGTTCACCAGCGTCAAGGCGAACCGCACCGTTTCCATCGGCGCGGACGACACCGAGACGGTCGGCGCCCATCGCAGCCTCGATGTCGGCGCCACCGAAACGATCCATGTCGCGGCAAGCTCGACGGAAAGCATCGACGGCACCCACACCCAGACAGTGGGCAGCACCCAGACCGTCACCGTCATGGCGGCCCGCGTGGACAGCGTGATCGCCAGCGAAACCCGCAGCGTCGGGGCGGCGCAGACCAACACCATCGTCGGGCAGCGGGCCGTGACCGTGATGGCGGGGCAGACGCATGCGATCACGTCGGACGACGGATGGACCATTGGCGGCAACCGCACGGTCGGCGTGACAGGCAACGAGAGCGTCTCGATCACCCGCAACCGCGGGGAAAAGGTCGGCGGCGACGCGGCGCTGGAAATCACCGGCAAGCGGGCGACGCAGGTCGGCGGTGACGAGGGCCATAAGGTCACCGGCAAGATGGCCTTGGACGTAGGCGCTACGCTGGCGATCGTCGCGGCCGAGTCGATCGCGATCACCTGCGGCTCATCGGCCATCGTGCTGAAGAATGATGGCACCATAACCATCGAGGGCAAGGACATCACCGTGAAGGGATCGGGCGCCATCAACGTTCAGGCCCGTGGCGAGACGACGATCAAGGGATCGAAGATCAATCTGAACTGA